The nucleotide sequence TGCTACTggtgtttatgctaagctaaaagTTTCCTGGCTGTAGGGTCTTATTATgtttacagacatgagagtggtatcaatcttctcagcTAACTCTCaacatgaaacactgaaaacaaaacgaCGAAAAAACGATTAACAGATACATCACTATCAGTATCTCCCTCAAAATCCAGTCAGGCTTtagtgttttttattcttttgactTGAATCCATTTGAAGTTGATagtaaacattcattttttctgaTTCTCCAGTTTCATGACTCTTAAGGAGTTGCAGAAGGACTGGTAGCAGACAGTTTTGCACAGATACTGACAGGCACAGTTAAGTCTATTTCTATCTTGTAATCTATTTCCAAATGTATTGGAACATATTTGAGCTGAAAATGAAGTGCTCTCCTTTCCAAATTGTACAGGCCACACATTGTGTATAAGACTGCAGTAtttaatcttttcattttatcattacTTGGCTGTGTGTTTCGTTCAATCACTGTAAATACTTTAACTTTATATATtcattgtttgtcattgtttgttgttttgtttcagtctctTCTGTGtgataaaaagtgaaagaggaCTTGAACTATTTTTGCACTAAGCTCTGCGGGGATGTCTAGAGCATAACAGCATGACCCTTTAATCTGAATCTGTATAACACGGCAGGCACTACTCAACCATTCTCGCGAAGCAAAGACAAATGCGCAGTAACATGTCATGCATTTTGCTGGTTTGATTTCCCTTACAGATGTTTGCAAAGCTTACTTTGTCATGTGCCATTTTTTTAATATGTCAAGGAAATATCGAGTGATAGTTAAGATGAAATAATCAAAGAtgtattgttttctctttgaaatctgccaattttgtttttgttttttgaaggAATCAGCATAagcttcttttcatgttttacaaTCTATGTATTTTGCAAAGAGTCCAACTGAAATGTGCTCAGTGTGCTCAGTGGCCCCTCAGAAGAGTCAGTTTACAGGGCAGGAGAGCTGAGGAGTGAAAAGCGTGAGCGACCGCGATGGAGGATACAATCTGTGCGCAGGCCCATTCATTTAACGTCTTCCTGGGTCGTCACCTCTGAAAAATCTCAACACTCCACAGAGAAATCACTACCTACAATACCACAAGGGGCATGTAAACACTAAAAAGCATGTTTTCATATACAAGCTTGCCAAGAATgatacattttgtacatttagcAGGACATCTAGCGTGATGTCCCTTTGCTAGAGAAACCCATAATCAAGTCAACTGCTTGCAAGTTGGAGCCATTATTTGatactgtgtatttatatgaATGGAACATGCATGTCGTCTTGGTGTTATCAGAAGCCTCCGTATCATGTTTACCTCcactttatgtttttaaagtcaTTGTCAAAAAGGGGTTGATCCATTTTGTACTATTTCTTATGAGAAGCGAGTGTACTTCTCCACATATGaaatatgaacaaataaatgCTGCATGCAGCCAGATCTAATGAATGAAAacgtgtttttattttatcttaggTCTTCAGACGATGAAGTGTGGAATAATCACATGCACTTAATGTGAAATTTAgctattatatatattatatattattatttattattcattttatctGTGTGCCAGTTTGTCAactaaaggaatagtttgacatttcgGGAAATTCGCTTTCTCGCTGAGAGTTGCATGAGAGGATTGAGGCCACTTTATCACTATACATCCAGTTAGTTTAGCATAAAAAtaggaaacagagagacagttaCTAACACCTAAAACTCAGTAATTACCAAATGACATCTTGTTCAATCCATACACGAACCGAAGGTGCCAGTGTAACTCGATATAACAgttagaaaaaaacatttactaaaCCTAAACAGTGCCTGAATAAAGCTACGAAACTGTATGTGAACAAAACTTTAAACTTTCAGTGAATAACTTTTCAAACTTGTTCCGTACCTCTCATTCCTAACGCCGCTGCTTGTTGACATGTGTCTGCTTCCACCTCTCTCTGGTCCAGCGGCCGTTGTTCTGCACGACCTCATGCAGCAGGTCCATGAAGGCGTACCTGTTACCCTGCAGCAGCGTCTCGTCGTCCGGCGAGGCACCACCGGAGGGAGCCTTCGAGCCGGTGCTTCTGTTGTCCGCCCTCTGTCTGCTCGACTCAGTTCTCTTCGGTTCGTGTCTCGTCTctgccttgctgctgctgctctcgtGTGCAGGATTTTCTGCAGGTCTGAGGTCTTGATTGAGTTTTCCCTGATTCAGACTCTGGGTTGTTGTAATTGTCTGTCTCCGGGCTGTGGCTGGGTCCTCTTGCTTTATGTCAGCGACGCCATGAGCCTCACTCAAAGATGTGGTCTTGCCATTAAGGTTTGAGGACTGAGCGGGTCTCATGTTTAGGAGATCTTGGATCGGAGCGGTGGGCAAATCTTCCATTTGATTTTTCTCTATTTCACCTTCCTTTCTGTCCTGGTCAGAAACAGAAGGATGCTCCACTTTCTTTGGAGTCTTCTTCACTTCAGCTGGGGACTTCTCAGCTtcatttccctcctcctcctccttcattctACATCTCGCCTGCCACTGGATTGCAGTCGGAGGCCAGGTGGAGATCCTCCCCATGACTCTTCCCATCTGTGATCTTTGACCCAAACTGTCAGTGGGCTGTTCGTTGAGATCACCAGGGGTCGTTTTACTCTGGCTGGTGCCGATGCTCAGATAAGGCACGGTGTCAGtgctgacagaaacacagtgagggTTTTCACCAGCTcctttctcatctctctcagtTACACCTGTAATGTTTGtgatattttctctctgaattcCTCCTGTTGCTTCCGTTTCATTTTCCACTTTCTGCTTCTCATCTGCTtggttttctgtgtcttttgaTTGAGCACGTGTCTTGTTGGATACAGTCACTTGATCTTTCTCAGTCACACAAAAAGGAGACATGAAGAGAATAGCATTAGCCGACTTAGCTCTGACTCCAGTAAGAGGCCTCCTCGTGCCAGCCAGCTCTGGGTCTCTGTTCTCAGAATTCCCTGCAGACTCATTGCGATTCGATCTGCCGTCTTCCTCccccttgtttttctcttctttcgGACGTCCAGGCATCACAATTTTGTTGTTGCGTTTCCTCCTGTGCCGCACCGCCAggaaacacaccacaaacagcAGCGCACAGAGGACCACTGCAGAGGAGCAAGTGGTCAGAAggttatttttaatcatttgctAATATTCTAACTACAGtcaaacagaaatgtgacaataaaacaaaacttacCTATCACAGTGATGAGTATGCAGACTGTGTTTGTAACTGATGGTGGCTCTGAGGTCACACACGTTTCTAGAAGGAACAGCAAAAATATGAAGCACAAATTATTTATGCAAGAGGTGGTTCATTtcagaattttaaatgtcaaacCAAAGAAGAACCAGACGCACCGGTCACCCCAGTATGAGGAGGGACGAAGGTTTCTGTCTCTGATGATGGTGAAGTCACGTAAGCTGCTGTAAGGAACAATAGAAACGCTGAACAATGAGAGACACACGTCCAATCTGAATTTAGGATATAGCATCTTAATTTAGGAATCAGAGAAAATCATACAGGTGGTTgcctaaaatctgaaaatgaattgTGTAAAATTTCAGAGGAGTCAGACTCATAACCACTGAGTTATGGTTGATTTACCATGTTGCTGTGGCGCCATCTGCAGATGAAACACCATCAAAACTTGAGGATGACTCAGAGTAGGTGTGAGCACCAGTCCTCTAAATTAAGTTGTAATTTTGCAATGCATTTAGAAGTTATGGTAATGGCTTATGTCAGATATGTCAGGTCTACAAGAATATGGAAActaattaaaggaaaacagtaaaacacatcagaaactCTCAGTCACAAGCTTGGAGCAAACTGTCTGCTAATTAAGGCCAGAAAGCTGCAGTACTCCAGATTTTGAGttacatatttttcaaactACAATTCAAGGCTaagatttataaataaaatgtactccttttatgagaaaaaaatattcataatcATGATTTTAAGAGAAGACAGACATAATTTCAAGGGGAAAGTCATATTATGAGAAAAACTATCAGATATTATTTCTGAAATAAGACAGAGATGGGCAGGGCTACATACtgcaaatacaaaataaaaacaaaatttgtcTCCAGGACCTCACAGATCTGAAATGATGCATGAGAACATAGATTGTACACTAAGTTACCACAAGGTGGTGCTATCgacaaaaaaaaactcttgaTATGTTTTGTTATGACCTAACTTTCCAATGTATTTAACTGATCTAATCTGTTTTTGAAACAGacaagcaacaaaaaaacatttgtgtcaTGACTTGtcattttatgttattattaaattatatactttttttttaaggaaattaTGAGGAAAGTTTCCAGAAAGTTAGCTGAACCAGATGTACCAGATGATGCAGGGACCGTTACGAGTGCGTCAGTGGGTTTGGGCTGGTCAGATTGCGATACCGACGGTGGTCCTGGTGTAGGCAATGTTGTGCACACTGACACGTTCCACACGGGTCGACCCCTCAGAAATGGAGGACTCTCACAGGTcacctccatctgtctgtccagcAGAGATCTGCTCTGTAGCTCTGAGAAGTAGTTTTAGGTCAAAGctacaacaacatttcagattatTTCTTGTTTGTAATTGGACAGTTCCCGAGGATATTCGCTCCAGTTCCCGTCTCATCCAGTGTTGGCTCTTTAGCCTAATTTAAAATCTATATTTCAGTAAAGATCATtacaggatttttttaaaggctttgAAAACACACTGTCTTGTTGTTATTCATCTCATATTTCACAAACCTTTTAGGGCGGCGACAAAGTCTTCAGCTCCACAGGAACAGTCCCACGGGTTCCCATCCAGTCTGATCCTGGTGGACCTGAGGGATCTGAGGAACTGCGGCAAGACCCGAGTCATCCTGTTCTCAGACAAGTCCAACTCTGccaagtttgtgtgtgagcgaAAACTGTTTGGATCAATGGCTCTGATTCTGTTCTTGCTCAGTCTGAGCTTTGTGAGGTTAATAAGCCCATCAAGCGAGGACTCATTCACAACTTCAATCTGGTTCTCTGAGAGACTGAGCTCACGGAGGACAGCGGGCCGGCCGAACCAGTTCGACTTAATCTCCCTTATTGCATTCTTCTCTAAACTGGCACTTGTGAGGTTCTGGAAAGAACCAAAGGCCCCTTCAGCAATTCCTGTAACACCAGCACCGTCGATCCTGAGCCTGGTTACAGAGGCGAGGCTGCTGCTGCGAAACACAGTGGAGTTGATTTCCCCGACGTTGCTCACATACATCACCAGGGTCGAATAACCAGGGCTGAAATCTAAGAGAATCAGAATTACAGTTAAAGCTATTGCGTAGAAAACATGTCAtcaaagaaggaaaacaaggaaacacagCTGAATTCACATTCAATGGGAGGTTAGGAGGACTGATCTGGTGATtgcacactttttttcttttatactaAAACGTAAttgttttatactgtataacattaaagaaaacatgcaCTCATTGAGTTAAAGGGAACCTCGGCAACTCACTGTAATTTGAAAGCCAGTGCCAGTGTACTCATGTTGAAGCTGATATATTTTgagcagattatttttttttaaattaagtcaTTTCAAAGTCGTGcctttgctgccatctagtggtaaTGATGTGTAGTGTACAATCAAAGAAAGTATGATTTTGAATGTGTAGCTTATTTGTcaatgtgacagtgtgtctgCCAATTTTTCTATTTCATTACCCAACTTTTATGACAGAATAAATTAAATTCTAGAATacattaagacatttttttaatgaaaatattttatttacatttttagccGAGCCAGAATCATGGTGGCTCTTGGAATGGTCTttgttccagactgaaatgtcaacAATTACCTGACAGACAATTAGTAAAAATTTGGACACCCACGGTGCAAAGATCCTCATCTGTTGCCATAATCATCTCCAAATTAAATTGTACAGATATGACATATGACAGGACCATACATATCATGGTTTATTGCTAAATGGTCAAAATAAACACTATTTCTTTCGTCTTTCATATTTGCTCATCCAGTGCTACACATACAGCAGTATGATTTAACATCTCAAAAGTGACTTAGTATGTTGACCTCGATAAACCCATTACTCTGATCAGTTATTACATTTAGTTCATTTTGACTGAAAAagattgagaaaaaaaattgaaactTAACCTTTGAAATAGttggttttcttttcagtgGACATGTTAACTAGAGCGGCTGTGATCAACCTTActtgaaaaaaaatttaaaagcTGTGGTAATGATGGAACCACCATTATCCATTCAGATAAACACCAATATCACTCACTATAAAGCTTTCAGTGTCTAGTGATATAGTAGATTAGCAAACAGTATGAATCAAACTAAAAGCTCTTACATGAAGGGATGTCACGGCAGATCATAACTTGTCCCTCTTCGACACAAGAATGGCCGAACTGCACCTTTACCAGAAACAAAGCAAGAGCAGCAACAGCTGTGGAGATTAGAGAGGAAATCCCATTAGTTTTGACATTTATCCATTTTTTACAAACAGTGCGAGGATGAAATAAGTGCACTCACCTATCATGGTGATAAGGATGCAGGTCCACGACTTGGAGTCTGCCTGTAAGGACAGTTTACCAGGTGTGGTGTTCTTGTGATCACCTGAACCACCaggtgtgaaaaaaagaaacacagttgCTATGGCAGATCAGAGTTTGCCATGGTTATGAGCGCTGGAGTTAAAGCATTATGAAGTCGCTGTTCCAGTTGGTTGGTGAAGTGCAAGGCACCAGGGGAGGGTTTGACTATTTAAGTTGCTTAAATTAGAGACCCTGTGTCATGTCTGATGATAACATGTTTTCTTGCTTGCTTTAAGATCACACAGCCCTGTGACATTAGTTTGAACTCAtagacaagaaaaataaacattccTGTGAGTGGATGCAGCCACACCTCTTGTGAAaaaatgtgggagaaaaaaaaaaaaaaaaaaaaaaaaacttttgtgaAACTGGTGAGCTGTTGTGTGAAGATTAAAATCAGTGTGGGGTCTTAaaactaacaaaagaaaagaaagcgTGAGTCTCACAAATGAACAAATCAAGACatgagaaaagaataaaaatgaaaaaatgtgacttttatttaCTTGAAAATTTATTCAGTTTCAGTGCttccattttaaaataaatagatgGCATGGGATCAAAGATAAAATCAACAGGGATGAAAAGTACACTAGTGTAACAAAATGGTGACCAAATGCCAATACAATCTTTTAGTTGaacataaaaatacactcaCATACAATTAAAGACCTACCAcctcccacccacccacccacacccccaaaaacatcaaaatgcaGCAAATGAGAAATCAagtattctgttgtttttggagACAGCAGTAGTAACATATCAGTGGAGAGGCCCTTCAGATTTACGTGTCCAGTATTAAATCTTAGTGTTTGGTTTAGTTCTCACACTTTACTGAGTGCACAACAGCAGTATTATTaattagtttttagttttgatgCCCATTCCGAAAAGGTAAAACCCCCCCacccaaacaaacagaaagtaaagTGCTCGTGCAACACTTCTGGTTGTTCTCGAGGCCAACAAAcggtttcttttttaaaaagcactttgattatttttaaagacagagagaagaagagagagacgaCGTGGCAGTGTCTGTCAACACCTTGGAGGAATGTTCTTTAATGTTGGTACATAACTGAACcacagccccccacccccccagccAACCCGCCCGCACACAGAAACCCCCCTTTGTGAATATATCAAATACTGTCATTCGAACCAGGTACGGAGCGGCAACAGAAAACACTCTTCAGAACAAGAgtgtgtctatgtatgtgtgtgccgCTCTCGTAGTTTAAGATGGGACAGGCTGACAAAACACACGAGGGGGAGGgcgggggaggagggagggggttaaaggggaggggagggagttACATTACATGAAAGAAGCTGTCGACGTGTGTTCATGAGTGCACCTTTATACAGGACAATTCAAGAGTGCccagtggagaaagagagaaaaacacaactaaGCTCTAAACATCAGAGAATTCCCGTTATGATGAAAACACATAACATCAGCTCAAACTCTATACCACATtgctttaataataataattaaaaaaaagctaaaacaaaacaaaaaaagcatcaTTTCTGTACCAAAGCCTATCATTCACCCTCTTTTCACACCCTCGGAAAAAAGGATGTTTTAACgaataaaagtatttaaaatgactgtcgttaacatttttttctttttttttttttgttgttgtacacATATCCAGTGCTACACGATCAGCATCTAGTTTAAAAAGCGGTTGAATAAATAGACGATAGTACCACGATGCGTGAAAAGGCCAACGGATGTctgagggaggggggggagagACCTGAGAAGCTCCCACCCCCGTGACAAAAAGAAGACGACAGTTCAGAGCAGCAggttttttgtcctttttttttttggagatcCCTGGTGAGGCAAAAATCGGCAATGCCAGCCTGATTCGACAGATTCGACAGTCCACACAGGAAGAAGATTGTTGTATTTGTCGGGACAGCAGAGCGGTCCAACAGTCCTAAAGGGTCGTACAAAGGTCCCCTTTGCTTCGGATTTTCTGAAAAGAGCGTCAGAAAACACCCACCCCGACGTCCAAACCTTTTGTCCATATTAGTCCAAAGGAGAGGCGCTTTCCGGAGAGAAGGAAGGATTTTAGTGCTGCAGCTGAGCTCTCGACCATGACAGTGCTGAACTAATAAATacttcatgtaaaaaaaaaaatgagcatCCACCACgtatgagacagacagagaaaaaaaaaagccacatgCTTGAGTCGCGGTCGTcgtagaaaaaaaacagagccgGACCCAAAGAAACCTGAACAGATCGCACTGAGATCACAGGGAGAAGAAGCAGATTCAGCCGgcattcctcttttttttgttgcaagCACCAGTCCCTCAGACcacctgtgacacacacacacgcgcacacacacacatacctgttCCCTTGTTTTTGCCTTGGTCCACCTACAGATGACCACATGTTCACAGACGTGGCCTCTCCTGAGTAGGTTTTCCAGACCGAGCATGGCGGTGAGCTTGGCTGTGAGCATCAATGCAGTCTATTCAGGACACAAGCAAGATGGGGATAAAATGATCTGGATGACAGAGGGTTAAAAATCCTCGCCTgctattttacacttttctttGGCACAGCACTTCTCTTGGCCTGCCACAGGTGGTTATGGATGGTCAGGGCGTCCACGCTGACTGACACAGTCTTGGCAGGAATGACGGTGAACTGTTTACGGTCTGAGCTGTACTTGTACAGCTTGTCGATCATCTTCTTGCTGATGCTCTTGGGTCCGGTGCCGGTCAGCTTCTGGATCTCCTCGGTGTCGGGGAAGTACGAGTAGAGCGCCCTGAACTGACAGCCGCCGTCACGAAACAGGATCATCAGATGGTTGGACTCACACTTCTCCAACTCCTGGTAAACGAGGAGTTAAAGCACCATAATTAAAATGGCCGTGGTGTAACATGGGTACATTTTAACAGCTGGCAGACATTTTCCTATGTTTGAAAAATTGATTGACAtcttatattttaaaatcaaagacTTACAtgaccacaaaaacacagtgatttgAACAGAGTGAGTACCTGCTCTTGTGTCTTGCAAACTGTCAAAAAACTGTCTGGCAATGTTTTAATCCGTTTTCAGTATTGTAGCTTGAAAAACAACAGCTAGATTGTcaaaattcatttttctgtcaataCACTAAATTATTATGGAATAACTGTTTCTCAGCTCTAAAATTATACCAGTATACAAATGCGTGAGTTTCTAAGTATTCACGGGCAAATTTTGAAGAAGATTCTTTGCCTACGGTGACTTTACATGAGCAGGCAAACCAAACAGCTGCTTACGtttcattaaacaaacattaagtACCTCAAGGATCTGGTTCTTCTGGGGCTCGTTGACTTTGCCAGCCAGGCAGCAGTGAGAGATTGCATTGTGGATGATTGGCTTGTTTGACTTGGCGCTGGGCTCCTTGAACAGTTTGGGACCTGAAGGAGGAAAGCCGGTTAGACAGTGTTAAGTATTATGTAACACAtaacaagagagaaaagaatcaGTCAGGTGACTGTAAATTAACTGCAGGTCTAGGTCATGCAACAATCACTTTGGCAGGTAACTTCTGGCTGTTAATGGTGTTCTGGaaaatatgacaagaaaaacagtgaaactgactggttgtgtttattgtgtcaTAATGAAAGCACACACAACCACAGGGCTGCTGTCATAGTAATATTTCTGATgataactgagaaaaaaaaaatctgtgtacTAACCAGTATATTCAGCCATGGAAGTGATAGAAGATGCAGTGGAGCCGTTGTCCCAGTCTCTTTCTGCAGTTCGACTGTTGTTACGACTGCCTGGAAACGACTCCACGGAGTCACAGCTGGAAGACATAATGAACAGTAACAATTACATAATGACAATTTTTGTAAACAGAAGTTAGTATGATTGCTGCAGATatgaacataaacataaacaatgcaGAGAATACTTTTAAACACAAGCTCCCAAGTAAAGAAATCAACAAACACTGTGAGTAGCTTTACCGCTGGGAGCCAGCTCCTCCAGAGTTGACGCTGTCAGCCTCGTTGGTCGCAGCAGAGGCCAGAGACAGACTGGAGCCTGATTGGGCGTTGCTCAGGCTGTCAGCTATAAGTAACAGAGGAGAccagttaaaacattttgtatcaAGTGTAGAAAGAGAGATCTAAATGCAACTTCAAAGCAGTTTCACTGAACTCAATGTGACATGCTAATAAAACTCAGTAATTAGTTAAACATCAATAATCTTGCATATTGAATTCACCATAATTTCACAAACTTTTTAAGTGAAGATACTCAAAGATTcaattcttattttttaaataatctagCATAAAAACAGTGATGATTAAAAACAGAGTTTCCACACGTATATTATTTAGTCATGGTATTATCCTTTGTATCTCACCATCAATTTAGTATTTAAGATGACTGCCTGAACAAAAGCCACATTCCATGTCTGTTCTTTACTCCAGaagtttagtttttagttttgtgAGTGTGGCTATTTCTGTGATGTAAACGGTAACTGTCTTTGTTTGAGGCAAAATGTTCCACCTTCACTGTAAAACACGGCAGAAAACCCCCCAAATAACACCTTCGACAACGTTACTATTACTCCATACTTGAGCTTTTACCTGTTATTTAAAATCACAATTTACTCAAAGGAAAAACCAAAGACACtggcatcaaaaaaacaacCCTAATCTCAGTTATGTTAATATTAAAGTGCTATTCATAACTTCAGGACATGTAATTATTGTTAGTAAAACATAGAATAACTGGCAGTCAGCCTGTATGCCCCCCAACTCAGCTGCAATAATCAAATGAAGTGCACCGTGCTGAGacatgtaaagaaaaatgtagcTTCAGCTAAATGTCAAAGCGGTGATGTAACAAGCTTACGTGTGGAAGAGCACTTGGAGAAATTGTCGCTGGAGGACTCCTCTCTGAAGACAGACTTGGGTCTGTGTTTCTGCTTCGGTTTGGGGGTTTTGGGCTTCACCAGGCCTTGCTCCTCAAACATCTCCTGCTGCTTCCTCCGCAGATACTCCTGCTTTATCAGCTCCCGCcgtgtcttctcctcctctttgcgCAGGCGATCCTCCTCAGCCTTCCGTCTGGTGTTGAAATCAAACACCTGGTTGTTAGCATCTTTCTGGTTCAATAACATCTGAATTCTCATGTTAATGTTGGTAAAATTAGTTACCTTGCTTCATCTCGTTTCAGCTCAGATTCAGCTTCCAGTTGTTGTTTGCGGAGTCGAGCCTCCTCAGctttcttctgctgcttcagcaAGAACGCTGCTCTCTTCTTAGCAAGCTCATCCTCTGCCTTCTGCTCATCCTAGAATATGGGAAAAACAGCATTGTATCATCATTTGTAGATTAAATGATTTAATCGATCTTTAATTTAGCTCTGAAGTAGTCAATCATCAGAAAtcataatcaattaataatcAACGTTTCAAATACTTTTGTGTTGGGTAGACAAAAAGCTAATTTCATCACTGTaataaagacacaaataaataatcttTTCGATTTTCATGTAAAGGCATTACCTTGAAGAAGAAGCCCATGACTGACTTCTGCTCTCCATCACCTCCTTCTGCTGTTGTGTCCTCAgcagcctcctcttcctctggagctttcagctCTGACAGATCAACCTCAATCAGGTGGGCTTTGCTGCGCTGCACCTCCTCTGATGGTATATTCTCTTTCCCTGAACCGTCTGAAGAATTGAGCTCAGACTCTCTCATGGTGCTGGACAGGCACTCAGTCAAAGGACACTTCTGGGGCAGCCACTGCCGTCAGGTCCACTCGGGTCGGCAGGCGCATGTTTGCCTCGTCATGAAGCCGGAAGGTGGCGCTCCGAACGTGACCAGAGCCTGGCCTGTCGATTGTCTCTCCTGTTGTGGCTTTTCTGGGACTGGTCAGGCTGCTCGGCCCTGGGGGACCTGCCCCCAGCTAACTGCCTTGGATGTGGTAACGTCTCTGACGCACTCTGGGTGGGGGTGTGGGTCCTGGAGGCTTGCCGGCCTTGCTCCTTTGCTATTTTTAGCTCTGATGGTTTGGATCTGGAGCTCCGGCCTGAGCTCAGCTTGGGGGGTTTCCTGGTGGGGGCAGTGCCAGTCCCAGCGAGGTGCTCCACATAATGAAAGCTTGCCCCCGCCTTCGAGTCAGAGTTTTTGTCACTGGtgagaggaggtggagctgcACCAGGGGGGGACTGTACATTCTGTTTCATCAACATCTcctgctgcagtgacagctgCATCATCTGCTGCTGGATGCTGCCGATGGCTTCGTTCAGCAGCTCAATGGAGCGGCTGCACTCATTCAGGTCCAACTCTTCCTCTAGATAGAAGCTTCCACTGTTTCCTTTCTTGTCTGCTTCTAAGGCACCTGGTGGGGTGGTTCCCTCCACCTCTTTGTCTCCCCTCAGGGCATCAACACACGTGTCATCTTTACTTGATGGTCCTTTTTCCCCATTGAGCTCATCTTTAGAGATGTCAGCTTTAAGCGGGTTGGGTAATGTGTCACTCTTGCCCCCACCTTTCTTTACGATGTGCAGGAAAGCTGCCTTTCCCAGCTTCTGCCTCTGCCTCGCTGACAGCacctccatcttcttcttctgatgCTCGATGGCACGTCgcttctcctccagctgcatACGGAGCTGGACAATTTCAGAGGCCAGTATATTAGCACCACCACTACCATCGCCTGTGCGAGTGCATCCTCCcaggggagaggaggggctCTGGTCTCTTTTAAGTCTCCAGGAGGATGCTAGGGGTCCGCTGCTCTCTGATCCATCTGGAGTGGTCCTTTGGGAGCTTGAGGCACTGGAGCGTAGGTCGTGGTTGCTGCCGAAGCGCTGCTGCTGAGCTTTGCGTTCTGCGAAGGAGGTCATGCGCACACTGCCACTGGCCATGCTGCTGGCCTGGGAGTGAGCGCTGAGACAGGGGCTG is from Lates calcarifer isolate ASB-BC8 linkage group LG13, TLL_Latcal_v3, whole genome shotgun sequence and encodes:
- the LOC108874693 gene encoding uncharacterized protein LOC108874693; this encodes MPGRPKEEKNKGEEDGRSNRNESAGNSENRDPELAGTRRPLTGVRAKSANAILFMSPFCVTEKDQVTVSNKTRAQSKDTENQADEKQKVENETEATGGIQRENITNITGVTERDEKGAGENPHCVSVSTDTVPYLSIGTSQSKTTPGDLNEQPTDSLGQRSQMGRVMGRISTWPPTAIQWQARCRMKEEEEGNEAEKSPAEVKKTPKKVEHPSVSDQDRKEGEIEKNQMEDLPTAPIQDLLNMRPAQSSNLNGKTTSLSEAHGVADIKQEDPATARRQTITTTQSLNQGKLNQDLRPAENPAHESSSSKAETRHEPKRTESSRQRADNRSTGSKAPSGGASPDDETLLQGNRYAFMDLLHEVVQNNGRWTRERWKQTHVNKQRR
- the camsap1b gene encoding LOW QUALITY PROTEIN: calmodulin-regulated spectrin-associated protein 1-B (The sequence of the model RefSeq protein was modified relative to this genomic sequence to represent the inferred CDS: inserted 2 bases in 1 codon; deleted 1 base in 1 codon), yielding MDVDFCAGGDSTRRKVDLAGVAEGTMDVLPLEMYDSARAKIAANLRWLFAKAYGIDHIPEDLRDPFYTDQYDQEHIKPPVIRLLLSCELYCRVCTLILKTEQAASLKSHQSVIQALSRKGIYVVESDDTPVTEADLACVPIKMSAHMPMIDALMMAYTVEMISIEKVVASVKRFSTFSASKELPFDLEDAMVFWINKLNMKMREITEREHKVKHHPLESPSHQKVRYRREHASGRQLPFFPLLEELMRDVCDGAALLTVVHYYCPDLMKLEDICLKEVPSIADSLYNIQLLREFANEYLNKSFYLTTEDMLYSPLVLKHNVMVFIAELFWWFETVKPEFVQPRDLQEFKDARAIAQPKSARPSVPISNATKRSFLASPGVADNQSSPEVCNSKGGPTFSPSHPLLPLRQRQQKQQGDDGAGLRNRSNSLTQMDGQPRGSVVAWPDKRQRPLSTLSPYMLHSATDSDADMASGDSVSLARSISKDSLASNVINVTPKHQTSVHQPSQAAIRRVNGHGLLGSANAEYEEETLVAVARTDGPVTPKRVDGTQATATAGSKPSTXSSKPEPDSFYLEPLMPAVLKTAKEKSVCLNKEEESGEGPRSSGRGSLRRGDGSTSAVRRKAPCTLNQTFTPPGEDADLSEDLPQGQAGFRPTVTSSVDPSAREPAGGFYLHSESEEPKPGQGLDAELEDLDEEEEDLDEAITTKDPNWSRKAFDEEDEEEESAKLQEDMNVKEHEDKDLNGGSGRSSPCLSAHSQASSMASGSVRMTSFAERKAQQQRFGSNHDLRSSASSSQRTTPDGSESSGPLASSWRLKRDQSPSSPLGGCTRTGDGSGGANILASEIVQLRMQLEEKRRAIEHQKKKMEVLSARQRQKLGKAAFLHIVKKGGGKSDTLPNPLKADISKDELNGEKGPSSKDDTCVDALRGDKEVEGTTPPGALEADKKGNSGSFYLEEELDLNECSRSIELLNEAIGSIQQQMMQLSLQQEMLMKQNVQSPPGAAPPPLTSDKNSDSKAGASFHYVEHLAGTGTAPTRKPPKLSSGRSSRSKPSELKIAKEQGRQASRTHTPTQSASETLPHPRQLAGGRSPRAEQPDQSQKSTTGETIDRPGSGHVRSATFRLHDEANMRLPTRCPLTECLSSTMRESELNSSDGSGKENIPSEEVQRSKAHLIEVDLSELKAPEEEEAAEDTTAEGGDGEQKSVMGFFFKDEQKAEDELAKKRAAFLLKQQKKAEEARLRKQQLEAESELKRDEARRKAEEDRLRKEEEKTRRELIKQEYLRRKQQEMFEEQGLVKPKTPKPKQKHRPKSVFREESSSDNFSKCSSTPDSLSNAQSGSSLSLASAATNEADSVNSGGAGSQRCDSVESFPGSRNNSRTAERDWDNGSTASSITSMAEYTGPKLFKEPSAKSNKPIIHNAISHCCLAGKVNEPQKNQILEELEKCESNHLMILFRDGGCQFRALYSYFPDTEEIQKLTGTGPKSISKKMIDKLYKYSSDRKQFTVIPAKTVSVSVDALTIHNHLWQAKRSAVPKKSVK